AGACAGTTTGTTAGAGTTGTATACgtaaaaaacgaaagaagaaatcttAAATCCTTGATACACGGTAGAGTGAATCCGTATTCCAATAACCGGCTCCTCTTAATCTAAACAATTTACTTACCAGGTGCAAAGCCTTTTGATCACTCTCAATTGGAACAATGGGAAATTGCCATTCTGCATCTTTTGTTGGTTTaattaatagaaaaaggGACTTTTCTAAGCAACGCTGAGTGCTATGTACATCACCAGCTTGATCTGCTTCTGTGATTCTTGGTTGTAAATAGGTGCTTGGATCAGAGAGTGCGTTGTCTTCCATCAATTTGTgctcattttcaaaaatggcTTGAAAGGGAGACTCTCTTCCTTCCAGGTCCttttgtcttgttttcCAATCTTTTTCACCAACGGATCCCTTTTTGAAGTAAAATTCTTTGGGCAAAGGGGCGCTTAATTCATTCCATAGTTCCGCATTATACTTGTATacacttttttcaaattcggACGGCGTCCGCGTTAATATAGGTGAACGGATTAGAATTGTTCCCACCGAGCAACCTAACTATGTTAGATAAAAATTCACTTTTTCACGAAGAAAAACCTCAATGGTCTTCAAATTATGCGGAATGAATCACACATTGctcaaagaagaaactcCATACCTGTAGAAATATGTCTATGCTGAGCATTTCTTACAAACTGCGCGTAAAAATGCGGTTTTGTAGATATTTGACGCGAAAAAAAACGAATCATTATAAACGCCTAAGTCAGGTTATTAATGCTTCATAAAactccaaaaaaaagcagggttttcttctcttttgtcgtttgtttacgaagCGTGCATGAGTACGGTCTCAGTTTGGCTACCCTTCATTTACGTGGTAAAATGCGATATTATCTATTAACACAAGGCTATGCATTCACGTTATCCTAAACTGTCACTTGGACATCAACGCTGAAGTAACATACATTAAAGTCATAGGCATGAATGATTCATGCTGTATCTTCAATTTCCACAATGTCTTCGTCCGTTGATCTAAAACGTAAGGAATTGCTAATTATGAAGCTCACCAAATATAAGCTGCTGAAAATTTGACTCAGTATCTCGAAAACTACTTTGAGAAACCCATTCGGGCTGCTGTTATACGGATTTCGAACGGTATGGTAATCCTTGCTTTTCTAGCTAAATCGCGTACTTCTACGGATGACTAACCTACTATTAGAGAGCTCTTTTGAGGTTTCCGATACTGTGGACAAAAGCTCTTCCTTTGAATCAGATTTTGAGAAGATTCGTCAGGTATTGCTCGCTTCTTCCGAGCCCGCCTTCGTTTTGGTTCATGATCAAAACCGTAATGATCTTTTgcaatttatttcttatgTACCTGAATCGGCTAATGTTCGAAACAAAAT
The nucleotide sequence above comes from Schizosaccharomyces osmophilus chromosome 3, complete sequence. Encoded proteins:
- the mrpl17 gene encoding mitochondrial ribosomal protein subunit L46, with protein sequence MIRFFSRQISTKPHFYAQFVRNAQHRHISTGCSVGTILIRSPILTRTPSEFEKSVYKYNAELWNELSAPLPKEFYFKKGSVGEKDWKTRQKDLEGRESPFQAIFENEHKLMEDNALSDPSTYLQPRITEADQAGDVHSTQRCLEKSLFLLIKPTKDAEWQFPIVPIESDQKALHLLCQEQLQNILDEQSLVWFVANHPIGLIKQDEKKLFLLRARLVQGLRVPKVENVFDWAWSSYEELPNRLSPTTWNSVKDILHDRL